From Candidatus Polarisedimenticolia bacterium, the proteins below share one genomic window:
- a CDS encoding Rrf2 family transcriptional regulator, protein MIRLSKKADYSLMALKHILAKEDQPSSAREIAQAYGIPFEVLAKLLQKLARKGFLVSQHGTKGGYSPGRSSGSLTVLDVLEAIEGPLALLDCSNPRKGPCDQEKSCSVRRPLARVEQKVLDLLGKTTLREI, encoded by the coding sequence CAGCCTGATGGCCCTCAAGCACATCCTGGCGAAGGAGGACCAGCCTTCCAGCGCCCGGGAGATTGCGCAGGCCTACGGCATCCCCTTCGAGGTCCTCGCCAAGCTGCTTCAGAAGCTCGCGCGGAAAGGCTTTCTCGTCTCCCAGCATGGCACCAAGGGGGGATACTCGCCGGGGAGAAGCTCCGGGTCCCTGACGGTCCTCGACGTGCTCGAGGCCATCGAAGGCCCATTGGCGCTGCTCGATTGCTCCAATCCGCGCAAAGGCCCCTGCGACCAGGAGAAGAGCTGCTCCGTCCGGAGGCCCCTGGCGCGCGTCGAGCAGAAGGTGCTGGATCTGCTCGGGAAGACCACCCTCCGTGAAATCTGA
- a CDS encoding IscS subfamily cysteine desulfurase, whose protein sequence is MENPRIYMDHHATTPVDPDVVAAMLPTFTEEFGNAASRTHAYGWKALEAVEAARETIARLVGAGPVEIVFTSGATESDNLAIFGAAQMLSERGRHIVTGSTEHPAVLDCCRRLEKIGFEVTYLPVDRTGMVSPDSLRAALRPDTILISLMAANNEVGTLHPVGEIGKIAKEKGVVFHCDAAQAAGRIPLDVEAMGIDLLSFTAHKMYGPKGVGALYVRKRNPRVRLMPQIYGGGHERGMRSGTLNVPGIVGFAKACEIAARVMPEEAVFLAGLRDRLHHRIEAELEEVALNGHPVQRLPNNLNLSFAYVEGESLMMALNGVAVSSGSACTSASQEPSHVLKAMGVSDDLIHTSLRFGLGRFNTREEVDQVSEKVIASVRKLREISPLYEASRRRGGRSHAGASR, encoded by the coding sequence GTGGAGAACCCGCGAATCTACATGGATCACCACGCCACCACGCCCGTCGACCCGGACGTGGTGGCCGCCATGCTGCCCACCTTCACCGAAGAGTTCGGCAACGCCGCCAGCAGGACGCACGCCTACGGCTGGAAGGCCCTCGAGGCGGTGGAGGCGGCTCGCGAGACGATCGCCCGGCTCGTCGGTGCCGGACCGGTGGAAATCGTCTTCACCAGCGGCGCCACCGAATCGGACAACCTGGCAATCTTCGGGGCGGCGCAGATGCTCTCCGAACGGGGCCGCCATATCGTGACCGGATCCACCGAGCATCCGGCGGTGCTGGATTGCTGCCGCCGGCTGGAGAAGATCGGTTTCGAGGTCACCTATCTCCCGGTGGATCGCACCGGGATGGTCTCGCCCGACTCTCTGCGCGCCGCACTGCGTCCCGACACCATCCTGATCAGCCTGATGGCCGCCAACAACGAGGTGGGGACGCTGCATCCGGTGGGCGAAATCGGGAAGATCGCGAAGGAGAAAGGGGTTGTATTCCACTGCGATGCAGCCCAGGCGGCGGGCAGGATTCCCCTCGACGTGGAGGCCATGGGAATCGACCTGCTGTCCTTCACGGCCCACAAGATGTACGGGCCGAAGGGCGTCGGCGCCCTGTACGTGCGCAAGCGCAATCCGCGCGTCCGCCTGATGCCGCAGATCTACGGCGGCGGACACGAGCGGGGAATGCGCTCGGGGACCCTGAACGTCCCGGGCATCGTGGGCTTCGCCAAAGCCTGCGAGATTGCCGCCCGGGTCATGCCGGAGGAGGCGGTGTTCCTTGCTGGGCTGCGGGACCGGCTGCACCACCGCATCGAGGCGGAGCTCGAGGAGGTCGCCCTGAACGGCCATCCCGTCCAGCGCCTTCCGAACAACCTGAACCTGAGCTTCGCCTACGTTGAAGGAGAATCGCTCATGATGGCCCTGAACGGCGTGGCGGTCTCCTCGGGCTCGGCCTGCACTTCCGCCAGCCAGGAGCCCTCGCACGTCCTGAAGGCGATGGGGGTGAGCGACGATTTGATCCATACCTCGCTGCGCTTCGGCCTCGGACGCTTCAACACGCGCGAAGAGGTGGATCAGGTGAGCGAGAAGGTGATCGCGAGCGTCCGGAAGCTGCGTGAGATCTCGCCGCTTTACGAGGCGTCGCGCCGCCGGGGAGGGAGGAGCCATGCGGGCGCGTCCCGTTGA